A DNA window from Chryseobacterium sp. MEBOG06 contains the following coding sequences:
- a CDS encoding SRPBCC family protein, with amino-acid sequence MNSTACVEAQMLIRKPIEDVFEAFINPEVTTNFWFTKSTGKLEEGKTVTWEWEMYGVKSVVKVNQVIPGKLIRTEWGEPSTNVDYEFTTMENGTLVVIRSYGFGQTGEDLVKVINDNTGGFTTVLDGCKAYLEHGINLNLIQDKFPKK; translated from the coding sequence GTGAATTCTACTGCCTGCGTTGAAGCTCAAATGCTCATCAGAAAGCCGATTGAAGATGTTTTTGAAGCGTTTATCAATCCTGAAGTAACCACTAATTTCTGGTTTACAAAATCTACCGGAAAATTAGAAGAAGGTAAGACGGTAACCTGGGAATGGGAGATGTATGGTGTAAAATCTGTGGTGAAAGTTAATCAGGTAATTCCCGGTAAGCTTATCAGAACAGAGTGGGGTGAGCCTTCAACAAATGTAGACTACGAATTCACGACAATGGAAAACGGAACACTGGTTGTGATCAGAAGCTATGGATTCGGCCAGACAGGCGAAGATCTTGTAAAAGTGATCAATGACAACACAGGAGGCTTTACAACAGTTTTAGACGGCTGTAAAGCTTATTTGGAGCATGGTATTAATCTGAATCTGATTCAGGATAAATTTCCCAAGAAATAG
- the menA gene encoding 1,4-dihydroxy-2-naphthoate octaprenyltransferase: MTDWIKAARLRTLPLSLSGIIMGAFIAKWRLYREGGTWDWKIFALALLVTLLYQILSNYANDYGDGVKGTDAKRINEAEARAVASGKITAKQMKNAVILFSALSFMATIALLYVAFIPNYMNEFYIFIGLGVACILAAIGYTVGKKPYGYMGLGDIFVFIFFGLVSVCGSYFLFTKTFSWDMLLPGTAVGMMSMAVLNLNNMRDIESDRLSGKNSFALRIGFKNAMIYEMILLQLPLLLILMFLGVNGFIQAQNYYVFIVMILLFPLSKLRRNIMSVKEPKELDQYLKQVGIMTFIMAILTAAGLNLFN; encoded by the coding sequence ATGACTGATTGGATAAAAGCCGCAAGGCTAAGGACTTTACCGCTTTCTTTAAGCGGGATTATTATGGGAGCTTTCATTGCAAAATGGAGGCTTTACAGAGAAGGAGGAACCTGGGACTGGAAAATTTTTGCACTGGCCCTTCTGGTAACCCTTTTATATCAGATTTTATCAAACTATGCCAATGATTATGGCGATGGGGTAAAAGGTACCGATGCTAAAAGAATCAATGAGGCAGAAGCCAGAGCAGTGGCATCAGGGAAGATTACAGCAAAACAGATGAAAAATGCAGTAATTCTTTTCTCAGCACTATCTTTCATGGCTACTATTGCTTTATTGTATGTGGCCTTCATTCCCAATTATATGAATGAGTTTTACATCTTCATAGGACTGGGAGTGGCATGCATTCTGGCGGCTATAGGATATACAGTAGGTAAAAAACCTTACGGTTACATGGGACTGGGAGATATTTTTGTATTTATCTTTTTTGGACTTGTTTCTGTATGTGGAAGTTACTTCCTGTTTACAAAAACTTTCAGCTGGGATATGCTGCTTCCGGGGACTGCGGTAGGTATGATGAGTATGGCGGTTCTTAATCTGAACAATATGAGAGACATCGAAAGTGACAGACTGTCAGGGAAAAACAGTTTTGCGCTGAGAATAGGATTCAAAAATGCAATGATCTACGAAATGATTCTGTTGCAGCTTCCATTATTGCTTATTCTTATGTTTCTGGGGGTAAACGGATTCATTCAGGCTCAGAATTATTATGTTTTCATCGTAATGATCCTTTTGTTCCCACTTTCAAAACTTAGAAGAAATATAATGTCGGTAAAAGAACCAAAAGAACTGGATCAGTATTTAAAGCAGGTAGGAATTATGACGTTTATAATGGCAATTCTTACAGCAGCCGGACTTAATTTATTTAACTAA
- a CDS encoding 1,4-dihydroxy-2-naphthoyl-CoA synthase, whose protein sequence is MIEWKTAKEYEDITYKKSNGVARIAFNRPEVRNAFRPKTTSELYDAFYDAYEDPSIGVVLLSGEGPSAKDGGWAFCSGGDQKARGHQGYVGEDGRHRLNILEVQRLIRFMPKVVIAVVPGWAVGGGHSLHVVCDLTLASEEHAIFKQTDADVTSFDGGYGSAYLAKMVGQKKAREIFFLGRNYSAQEALEMGMVNKVVPHAELEDTAYEWAQEILAKSPTSIRMLKFAMNLTDDGMVGQQVFAGEATRLAYMTEEAQEGRNAFLEKRKPNFGEDQWIS, encoded by the coding sequence ATGATCGAGTGGAAAACCGCCAAGGAATACGAAGATATTACCTATAAAAAGTCTAACGGAGTGGCAAGAATTGCTTTCAACAGACCGGAAGTACGTAACGCTTTCAGACCTAAAACAACTTCAGAATTATATGATGCCTTTTATGACGCCTATGAAGATCCTTCAATAGGGGTTGTATTGCTTTCAGGAGAAGGGCCAAGCGCTAAAGACGGTGGCTGGGCTTTCTGTAGTGGAGGAGACCAGAAGGCTAGAGGACATCAGGGGTATGTAGGAGAAGACGGAAGACACCGTTTGAATATTCTGGAAGTTCAGCGTCTGATCCGCTTTATGCCAAAAGTAGTAATTGCAGTGGTTCCGGGATGGGCAGTTGGTGGAGGACACTCCCTTCATGTTGTTTGCGACCTTACTTTAGCGAGTGAAGAACACGCTATTTTCAAGCAGACAGATGCCGATGTTACAAGTTTTGACGGTGGTTACGGATCAGCTTACCTTGCTAAAATGGTAGGTCAGAAGAAAGCCCGTGAAATATTCTTTCTAGGAAGAAACTATTCCGCTCAGGAGGCTTTGGAAATGGGAATGGTGAACAAGGTAGTTCCCCATGCTGAATTAGAAGATACAGCTTATGAATGGGCTCAGGAAATATTAGCAAAATCTCCAACTTCTATCAGAATGCTGAAATTTGCAATGAATCTTACTGACGACGGAATGGTTGGGCAGCAGGTATTTGCGGGAGAAGCAACCCGTTTGGCGTACATGACGGAAGAAGCTCAGGAAGGAAGAAATGCGTTTCTTGAAAAAAGGAAACCGAACTTCGGAGAAGATCAATGGATATCTTAA
- a CDS encoding tetratricopeptide repeat protein, whose amino-acid sequence MKKLILGMAIVASAFAFGQKKDANALNAQLQEANKAAMDAYNAKNYAAAAPKFVEVYDLLKSSGQDNKIYMYYAGLSHALANNSDQSIKIYTDLINSGFTGVETTYTAKEKKTGQVVSLDKATWELMKKNADYSDFKTEQSKSVEPELYETLSSLLLNAKKSNEALTIIEKGLAKYPNNAKLKEAQSTAYLQSGNTDKFVSGLKEQLAKNPNDATNWYNLGVMQAKTPATVEDAVAAFKKAIELKPDFSDAYQNLVYTTIGDDAGIVTKINALRKDKPDEASKLIDERRERFNKALPYAEGWYKANPKSIDAVSALKEIYVVTKNMDKVKEMKAKEAELSAAAK is encoded by the coding sequence ATGAAGAAACTGATTTTAGGAATGGCTATCGTAGCATCTGCCTTTGCTTTTGGACAGAAAAAAGATGCCAATGCTTTGAATGCACAACTTCAGGAAGCTAACAAAGCTGCAATGGATGCCTACAATGCAAAAAATTACGCAGCGGCAGCACCTAAGTTTGTTGAAGTTTATGACCTATTAAAGTCTAGCGGTCAGGATAATAAAATATATATGTATTATGCAGGGCTTAGTCATGCGTTAGCCAATAACAGTGACCAATCTATCAAAATATATACAGACCTGATCAATTCCGGATTTACAGGAGTAGAAACTACTTATACTGCAAAGGAAAAGAAGACGGGACAGGTGGTGAGCTTAGATAAAGCTACCTGGGAGCTTATGAAGAAAAATGCCGATTACAGCGACTTCAAAACAGAGCAGTCGAAAAGTGTAGAGCCGGAATTATATGAAACTCTGTCTTCATTACTTCTTAATGCAAAAAAATCTAATGAAGCTCTTACGATAATTGAGAAAGGGTTAGCTAAATATCCTAATAATGCTAAGCTTAAAGAAGCTCAGAGTACTGCATACCTTCAGTCAGGAAACACAGATAAATTTGTTTCAGGTCTGAAAGAGCAATTAGCAAAGAACCCGAACGATGCTACCAATTGGTATAACCTTGGGGTAATGCAGGCTAAAACTCCAGCTACTGTTGAAGATGCTGTAGCAGCATTCAAAAAAGCAATTGAACTTAAGCCTGATTTCTCTGATGCCTACCAGAACCTGGTATACACTACCATTGGAGATGATGCAGGAATCGTAACAAAGATCAATGCATTGAGAAAAGACAAGCCGGATGAAGCTTCCAAATTGATCGATGAGAGAAGAGAAAGATTCAACAAAGCATTACCTTATGCTGAAGGATGGTACAAGGCAAATCCAAAGAGTATTGATGCAGTTAGTGCGTTAAAAGAAATTTACGTAGTAACTAAAAATATGGATAAAGTTAAAGAAATGAAAGCTAAAGAAGCAGAATTAAGTGCTGCTGCAAAGTAA
- the gyrA gene encoding DNA gyrase subunit A — translation MQKEGERLIPINIVDEMKSSYIDYSMSVIVSRALPDVRDGLKPVHRRVLYGMYGLGVFSNRKYLKSARIVGDVLGKYHPHGDSSVYDAMVRMAQDWSLRYPQVDGQGNFGSMDGDPPAAMRYTEARLKKISDEVLSDLDKETVDFQNNFDDSLQEPTVMPTKVPNLLVNGTSGIAVGMATNMAPHNLRESVDAICAYIDNREITIDELMQHIIAPDFPTGGIIYGYDGVRDAFHTGRGRVVLRAKVNFEEIGNRNAIIVTEVPYQVNKAEMIARTAELVKDEKIPGIHEIRDESDRKGLRVVYELKNDAIPNVVLNLLYKYTALQTSFSVNNIALVHGRPEQLNVKDIIHHFVEHRHEVIVRRTKFELKKARERAHILEGFMKVIGSQNSLDKAIAIIRHSANPQAAKDGLIQEFELSDIQAQAILDLRLARLTGMELDKIRDEYDTIMKEIADLEDILASEPRRFQIIKEELLEIKEKYGDERRTEIDYSGGEMSIEDIIPNESVVLTISHAGYIKRTSLSEYKIQSRGGVGNKAATTRDADFLEYIVSATNHQYMLFFTEKGRCYWLRVFEIPEGSKISKGRAVQNLINIEPDDKIKAYIRTNNLKDSEYVNQMSVVMVTKNGTIKKTSLEAYSRPRVNGVNAIEIRDNDQLLGAYLTNGTSQIMIATKNGKCIRFPEEKVREVGRGSIGVRGIAMEDNDEAIGMIVVNDVEKETVLVVSEKGYGKRTAVEDYRITNRGGKGVITLNITEKTGNLIAIQNVTDEDGLMIINKSGVAIRMGMDEMRVMGRNTQGVKLINLKKNDEIAAIAKVEMDKDVEDDSEENEEGVEGETVTDNQENNTVPQADNENPAEDNEVSDSEE, via the coding sequence ATGCAAAAAGAAGGAGAAAGACTGATTCCTATCAACATTGTTGATGAAATGAAGTCATCTTATATCGATTATTCGATGTCAGTTATCGTTTCAAGAGCGTTACCTGATGTAAGAGATGGCTTGAAACCCGTTCATAGAAGAGTGCTTTACGGTATGTATGGACTAGGGGTTTTTTCTAATAGAAAATATTTAAAATCTGCGAGAATTGTTGGGGATGTTTTGGGTAAATATCACCCGCACGGAGACTCCTCTGTATATGACGCGATGGTGAGAATGGCTCAGGACTGGAGCTTACGTTATCCTCAGGTAGACGGACAGGGGAACTTTGGTTCCATGGATGGTGACCCGCCTGCAGCAATGCGTTACACCGAGGCAAGATTGAAAAAGATCTCTGATGAGGTTCTTTCAGACTTAGACAAAGAAACAGTTGATTTTCAGAATAACTTCGACGACAGCTTACAGGAGCCAACAGTAATGCCTACCAAGGTTCCGAACCTTCTTGTAAACGGTACTTCAGGTATTGCAGTAGGGATGGCTACCAATATGGCACCGCATAACTTACGCGAATCTGTGGATGCTATCTGTGCTTATATCGATAATAGAGAAATTACGATTGATGAGCTGATGCAGCACATTATTGCTCCGGATTTTCCTACAGGAGGGATTATCTATGGCTATGATGGAGTAAGAGATGCATTTCACACAGGAAGAGGTAGAGTGGTTTTAAGAGCTAAAGTTAACTTTGAAGAAATTGGAAACAGAAATGCAATTATTGTAACAGAAGTTCCTTATCAGGTTAACAAGGCAGAAATGATTGCCAGAACAGCAGAACTTGTTAAAGATGAAAAAATCCCTGGCATCCACGAAATCAGAGACGAATCAGACAGAAAAGGACTTCGTGTTGTATATGAACTGAAAAATGACGCGATTCCAAATGTTGTTCTGAACTTACTCTATAAATATACAGCCCTTCAAACCTCTTTCAGTGTAAATAATATTGCATTGGTACACGGAAGACCGGAGCAGCTGAATGTAAAAGATATCATTCATCACTTTGTAGAGCACAGACATGAGGTAATCGTTAGGAGAACCAAATTCGAGCTTAAAAAAGCAAGAGAAAGAGCGCATATCTTAGAAGGGTTCATGAAAGTGATCGGGTCTCAGAATTCTCTCGATAAAGCGATTGCAATTATCCGTCACAGTGCAAACCCACAGGCGGCAAAAGATGGCTTGATTCAGGAATTTGAACTTTCTGACATTCAGGCTCAGGCAATTCTTGATCTTAGATTGGCACGTCTTACAGGGATGGAGCTTGATAAGATCAGAGATGAATACGATACCATCATGAAAGAAATTGCTGATTTAGAAGATATCTTAGCCAGCGAGCCAAGAAGATTCCAGATCATTAAAGAAGAATTGCTTGAAATCAAAGAAAAATACGGAGACGAAAGAAGAACTGAAATTGATTATTCAGGAGGAGAAATGTCTATTGAAGATATTATTCCTAATGAATCTGTAGTTCTTACCATTTCTCATGCAGGATATATTAAGAGAACTTCCCTTTCAGAATACAAAATTCAAAGTAGAGGAGGTGTAGGGAATAAAGCGGCGACAACCAGAGATGCTGACTTCCTTGAATACATTGTTTCAGCTACCAACCACCAGTATATGCTGTTCTTTACAGAAAAAGGAAGATGTTACTGGCTGAGAGTATTTGAAATTCCGGAAGGTTCCAAAATATCAAAAGGAAGAGCCGTACAAAACCTGATCAACATCGAACCGGATGATAAGATCAAAGCGTATATCAGAACTAACAACCTGAAGGATTCTGAATATGTAAACCAAATGAGTGTGGTGATGGTAACCAAAAACGGTACGATCAAGAAAACATCACTGGAGGCTTATTCAAGACCAAGAGTAAATGGTGTAAACGCAATTGAAATCAGAGATAATGACCAGTTATTAGGAGCTTACCTTACTAACGGAACTTCTCAGATCATGATTGCTACCAAAAATGGTAAATGTATCCGTTTCCCTGAAGAAAAAGTAAGAGAAGTAGGTAGAGGATCTATCGGGGTTCGTGGTATTGCTATGGAAGACAATGATGAGGCTATTGGTATGATTGTTGTGAATGATGTGGAAAAAGAAACAGTACTTGTAGTATCTGAAAAAGGATACGGAAAGAGAACTGCAGTAGAAGACTACAGGATTACCAACAGAGGAGGAAAAGGAGTTATTACCCTAAACATTACCGAAAAAACAGGAAATCTGATTGCTATTCAGAATGTGACAGACGAAGACGGATTGATGATTATCAATAAGTCCGGTGTTGCCATCAGAATGGGAATGGATGAAATGAGAGTGATGGGTAGAAATACACAGGGAGTAAAGCTGATCAACCTTAAGAAAAATGACGAAATTGCAGCCATTGCAAAAGTAGAAATGGATAAGGATGTAGAAGATGATTCTGAAGAGAATGAAGAAGGAGTTGAAGGAGAAACTGTAACTGATAACCAAGAAAACAATACAGTACCTCAGGCTGATAACGAAAACCCAGCAGAGGATAATGAGGTTTCTGATTCTGAAGAATAA
- a CDS encoding DUF4286 family protein — translation MSVLSITFHCTKNNLEEWENYIDETLVLMTENLMDVTKYMLSEVHSDYIEDGKNYNLLLIFDNDELRSDFIESELKNISERIESKFGQEVMIFNTFLNPRKQRM, via the coding sequence ATGAGCGTATTAAGTATAACTTTCCACTGCACGAAAAATAATCTGGAAGAATGGGAAAATTATATTGATGAAACACTGGTTTTAATGACCGAAAATCTGATGGATGTCACCAAGTATATGCTTTCTGAAGTTCACAGTGATTATATAGAAGACGGAAAGAATTATAACCTGCTTCTAATCTTTGATAATGATGAGTTGAGAAGTGATTTTATCGAGAGCGAACTGAAAAATATATCTGAACGCATTGAAAGTAAATTCGGACAGGAAGTAATGATCTTCAATACGTTTCTGAATCCTAGAAAACAAAGAATGTAA
- a CDS encoding GNAT family N-acetyltransferase, protein MNYELREMLPNDEPRVLEIFRQGVDSGIATLETEVPTAEAWSMEYFHDCRWVLENENNDVVGWCALKPVSKREAFKGVAEVSIYFDNQYQGKGLGSVLLKKLILDSEDHGFWTLQTNIFSENETSIKFHQKNGFRIVGVRKKIGRLNGGWKDLVMMEKRSSIV, encoded by the coding sequence ATGAATTACGAATTAAGAGAAATGCTTCCCAATGACGAACCCAGAGTACTGGAGATTTTCAGGCAGGGAGTTGATAGCGGTATAGCTACTTTAGAAACTGAAGTTCCAACTGCCGAAGCCTGGAGTATGGAATATTTCCATGACTGCCGCTGGGTGCTGGAAAACGAAAATAATGATGTCGTAGGATGGTGTGCTTTAAAACCGGTAAGCAAAAGAGAAGCGTTCAAAGGAGTAGCAGAAGTGAGTATTTATTTTGATAATCAATATCAGGGTAAAGGATTAGGTTCAGTATTACTTAAAAAGCTGATTTTGGATAGTGAAGATCATGGATTCTGGACATTGCAGACCAATATTTTTTCCGAAAATGAAACCTCAATCAAATTCCATCAGAAAAACGGCTTCAGAATAGTGGGTGTACGTAAGAAAATTGGAAGGCTCAATGGCGGGTGGAAAGATCTTGTTATGATGGAAAAAAGAAGCAGTATAGTGTAA
- a CDS encoding DUF421 domain-containing protein encodes MDSIFNVAVRSLCVYLFMVIAIRLFGKNQLSQLNAGDVVLLLLISNAVQNAMVGPDTSLQGGIVAALVLFVANFILKRIMFSNRSFETFMEDDPVILIRDGVADQAALNRVKITQSELEEAIREHGIEKIQNVKLSVLEVDGNISVVSEDEKSKQTHYSRIKRKIKRKYH; translated from the coding sequence GTGGATTCCATTTTTAACGTAGCTGTTCGTTCCCTCTGTGTTTACCTTTTCATGGTGATCGCGATCCGTTTATTTGGCAAAAACCAGCTTTCCCAGCTTAATGCGGGAGATGTGGTTTTGTTGCTGTTAATTTCCAATGCGGTTCAGAATGCAATGGTAGGCCCGGACACCTCATTGCAGGGCGGAATTGTTGCCGCACTGGTTCTCTTTGTTGCTAATTTTATTTTAAAAAGAATTATGTTTTCCAACCGTTCCTTTGAGACATTCATGGAAGATGATCCCGTAATCCTTATCAGAGATGGGGTAGCAGATCAGGCTGCCTTAAACAGAGTAAAAATTACCCAGAGTGAACTGGAAGAAGCAATAAGAGAACACGGCATTGAAAAGATACAGAACGTAAAGCTTTCCGTTCTGGAAGTGGATGGGAATATCAGTGTGGTTTCTGAAGATGAAAAAAGTAAACAGACCCATTATTCAAGAATTAAAAGAAAAATTAAAAGAAAATACCATTAA
- a CDS encoding bacteriocin-like protein, whose translation MKNLKKLAKSDLKSVYGGQPKQYCTYCEWANKVFCSEVPIVQCP comes from the coding sequence ATGAAAAATTTAAAGAAACTGGCTAAGTCAGATTTAAAATCAGTGTACGGTGGACAGCCAAAACAATATTGCACATATTGTGAGTGGGCAAATAAAGTATTTTGCAGCGAAGTTCCAATCGTTCAGTGTCCATAA
- the uvrA gene encoding excinuclease ABC subunit UvrA has product MSKSTEYIEVYGAREHNLKNINVKIPRNELVVITGLSGSGKSSLAFDTIFAEGQRRYIETFSAYARQFLGGLERPDVDKIEGLSPVIAIEQKTTNKNPRSTVGTVTELYDYLRLLYARVSDAYSLTTGQKLVSYTEDQILETIKENYKGEKIMLMAPVVRSRKGHYHELFVQMAKKGYGQARIDGELQDIEYDLKLDRYKTHDIDIVIDRWIIGENASESRMEKSLRTAMEMGEGIIGIQKLGSTAIEYFSKNLMDAETGHSLALPEPNTFSFNSPKGSCPNCKGLGTIKKINTDYFVDNPKLSINQGGLLPLEDIKSNKWILSQIKNILEIFGLGLTTPLKDIPEEALDYIYNGCHKEFNKDLKYAGITKKIKISFDGLIAFMEEMIDERESYEAILLERHFTTEETCPECGGTRLQPSSLSFKIDGKNIAEVNGLSLADLKDWLADVKDKFSEKNKIIAHEILKEIETRLQFLLDVGLDYLSLSRSSKTLSGGESQRIRLATQIGSQLVNVLYILDEPSIGLHQRDNERLIHSLKNLRDIGNSVLVVEHDKDMILEADEVLDIGPRAGKFGGEILWQGKPKDLLNADTITAQYINGKRKIEIPAERRVGSGKNIVLKGATGNNLKNVTLDVPLGKLVVVTGISGSGKSSLINGTLYPILNKHFYRAVQEPLPYKKIEGLDNIDKIVDVDQTPIGRTPRSNPATYTGMFTDIRNLFAELPESKIRGYKPGRFSFNVKGGRCETCQGGGLKVIEMNFLPDVYVHCETCNGKRFNRETLEVRYKGKSISDVLDMTIDEAVDFFQPIPKIFAKVKTLQDVGLGYITLGQQSTTLSGGEAQRIKLATELAKRQTGNTLYILDEPTTGLHFEDVKILMEAINKLVELGNSFIIIEHNMDVIKLADHIIDVGPEGGKYGGQIVAQGTPEEIVKSKKSLTGKFLKRELE; this is encoded by the coding sequence ATGAGCAAATCAACTGAATATATAGAAGTTTACGGAGCACGTGAACACAATCTGAAAAATATTAATGTTAAAATTCCACGCAATGAATTGGTTGTTATCACCGGTCTTTCAGGAAGTGGAAAATCTTCACTGGCTTTTGATACTATTTTTGCAGAAGGCCAGCGTCGGTATATAGAAACCTTCTCTGCTTATGCACGTCAGTTTTTAGGTGGTTTGGAGCGTCCTGATGTAGATAAAATTGAGGGACTTTCTCCCGTTATTGCCATTGAGCAGAAAACAACCAATAAAAATCCCCGTTCCACTGTAGGTACCGTTACAGAATTGTATGATTATCTGCGTCTGTTATATGCTAGAGTTTCTGATGCTTACTCCTTAACTACAGGACAGAAGCTGGTAAGCTATACTGAAGATCAGATTCTGGAGACGATCAAAGAAAACTACAAAGGAGAAAAAATCATGCTGATGGCACCTGTAGTACGATCTAGAAAGGGACATTACCATGAACTTTTTGTACAGATGGCTAAAAAAGGCTATGGACAGGCAAGAATTGATGGCGAATTACAGGATATTGAATATGACCTGAAACTTGACCGTTATAAAACCCACGATATTGATATTGTAATCGATCGTTGGATTATCGGGGAAAATGCGTCTGAGAGCAGAATGGAAAAATCATTGCGTACAGCAATGGAAATGGGTGAAGGGATTATTGGAATTCAGAAACTGGGAAGTACTGCTATTGAATACTTCTCCAAAAACCTGATGGATGCAGAAACAGGACACTCTTTGGCGTTACCTGAACCCAATACATTCTCGTTCAATTCACCTAAAGGAAGCTGCCCGAACTGTAAAGGACTGGGAACGATCAAAAAAATCAATACCGACTATTTCGTTGATAATCCAAAACTATCAATTAACCAGGGTGGTTTACTACCATTAGAAGATATTAAATCCAATAAATGGATTCTGTCACAGATAAAAAATATTCTGGAGATCTTCGGGCTGGGATTAACAACTCCATTGAAGGATATTCCGGAAGAAGCACTGGACTATATCTATAACGGATGTCACAAAGAATTTAATAAAGACCTGAAATACGCAGGGATCACTAAGAAAATAAAGATCAGTTTTGATGGTCTGATTGCTTTCATGGAAGAAATGATCGATGAAAGAGAATCTTATGAAGCAATTTTACTGGAAAGACACTTTACAACAGAAGAAACCTGCCCGGAATGTGGAGGAACCCGCCTTCAGCCTTCAAGCTTAAGTTTTAAAATAGACGGAAAGAATATTGCTGAGGTAAATGGATTAAGCTTAGCAGATTTAAAAGACTGGCTGGCTGACGTTAAAGATAAATTCTCTGAGAAAAACAAAATCATTGCCCACGAGATTTTGAAAGAAATAGAGACCAGACTTCAGTTCCTGCTGGATGTTGGTTTAGATTATCTTAGTTTGAGCAGAAGCTCCAAGACCCTTTCAGGAGGAGAGTCACAAAGAATCCGTCTGGCAACTCAGATTGGATCTCAGCTGGTCAATGTATTGTATATCCTTGATGAACCGAGTATCGGACTTCACCAGAGAGATAACGAAAGGCTTATTCATTCTTTGAAAAACCTTAGAGACATCGGAAACTCTGTATTGGTAGTAGAACATGATAAAGACATGATTCTGGAAGCCGATGAGGTGCTTGATATTGGTCCGAGAGCCGGAAAATTTGGCGGAGAGATATTGTGGCAGGGAAAACCAAAAGATTTATTGAATGCAGATACTATTACTGCTCAGTATATCAATGGGAAAAGAAAAATTGAAATTCCTGCAGAAAGAAGAGTAGGAAGCGGTAAAAATATAGTACTAAAAGGAGCTACAGGAAATAACCTTAAAAATGTAACGCTGGATGTTCCGCTGGGAAAACTGGTGGTGGTAACCGGAATTTCAGGAAGTGGAAAATCTTCTCTGATCAACGGAACTTTATATCCGATCCTTAATAAACACTTCTATAGAGCAGTTCAGGAACCTTTACCTTATAAAAAAATTGAAGGTCTGGATAATATTGATAAAATTGTAGATGTTGACCAGACACCGATCGGTAGAACGCCACGTTCCAACCCGGCAACATACACCGGGATGTTTACAGACATCAGAAACCTTTTTGCAGAACTGCCGGAAAGTAAAATCCGTGGTTACAAGCCGGGAAGATTCTCTTTCAATGTAAAAGGAGGAAGATGTGAAACCTGTCAGGGTGGAGGATTGAAAGTGATTGAAATGAACTTCCTTCCGGATGTATATGTTCACTGTGAGACCTGCAACGGGAAACGTTTCAACAGAGAAACCCTTGAGGTTCGTTATAAAGGAAAATCAATCTCTGATGTTCTGGATATGACGATTGATGAAGCCGTTGATTTCTTCCAGCCCATCCCTAAGATTTTTGCAAAAGTAAAAACATTACAGGATGTAGGATTAGGATATATTACCTTAGGACAGCAGTCCACAACCCTTTCGGGAGGTGAAGCGCAGCGTATCAAGTTAGCAACTGAACTGGCAAAAAGACAAACCGGAAATACCCTTTATATTCTTGATGAGCCAACTACTGGACTTCATTTCGAAGATGTGAAAATCCTGATGGAAGCCATTAATAAATTGGTGGAACTAGGAAACTCATTCATTATCATTGAACACAATATGGATGTCATTAAGCTTGCAGACCATATTATTGACGTTGGACCGGAAGGAGGAAAGTATGGAGGGCAGATCGTAGCACAGGGAACTCCCGAAGAAATTGTAAAGTCTAAGAAAAGTTTAACCGGAAAGTTTTTGAAGAGGGAACTGGAATAA